A genomic region of Herbaspirillum sp. DW155 contains the following coding sequences:
- the xopAF gene encoding XopAF/AvrXv3 family type III secretion system effector: protein MTYFSPIADDICSLFKTAIKSILNGVFMTSAITRYFYNPAEYPPLQQATSAQNQALRSHPNAAPKDRSNETAFPARLASSRIVRSGGSVLQRQFLLNRSTEIKGVGYNTSTGSPATTGTSKTGVLCMTDGLDLCFAVAIGGEKTSGEPAAKVRVFHVMPANENAQRDIRMYVQQLKREGYSVRAAIHGGDSSSASSNRRLGAVDATLEGLEVPIDFHETGAGGEGNGALGAVIDAGGRIRFVTQLVK, encoded by the coding sequence TTGACTTATTTTTCACCTATCGCTGACGACATTTGTTCGTTATTTAAAACAGCAATTAAATCTATCCTCAATGGAGTGTTTATGACCAGTGCGATCACACGATATTTCTATAATCCTGCTGAGTATCCTCCGCTACAGCAAGCTACTAGCGCACAAAATCAGGCTCTTAGGAGCCACCCTAATGCAGCGCCAAAAGATAGATCAAACGAAACGGCTTTTCCTGCCAGACTTGCATCAAGCCGAATTGTTCGATCTGGAGGTTCAGTGCTACAACGTCAATTTCTTCTGAATCGATCTACTGAAATTAAAGGAGTTGGCTATAACACTTCTACAGGATCGCCTGCGACCACTGGGACGTCAAAGACTGGCGTTCTTTGTATGACTGATGGCCTTGACTTATGTTTTGCAGTTGCCATTGGTGGAGAAAAAACGTCGGGAGAGCCTGCAGCGAAAGTCCGAGTTTTTCATGTTATGCCTGCGAATGAAAATGCGCAGCGGGATATTCGAATGTATGTGCAGCAATTAAAACGAGAGGGTTATTCTGTGCGTGCCGCTATTCACGGCGGAGATTCTTCATCAGCTTCTAGCAATCGGAGGCTTGGTGCTGTTGATGCGACGCTCGAAGGTTTAGAGGTTCCAATCGATTTTCACGAAACAGGAGCTGGCGGCGAAGGAAATGGTGCCCTTGGCGCAGTGATTGACGCCGGCGGTCGTATTCGGTTTGTAACTCAACTTGTCAAATAA
- a CDS encoding lactoylglutathione lyase family protein → MSRYPRNFSHIGISVTDLDAAVRFYTEVLGWYLIMPPTTISENDSAIGVMCTDVFGVGWGSFRIAHLSTGDRVGVEIFEFLNAERPADNFQYWKSGVFHFCVQDPDVEGLAARIVAAGGKQRMPVRYYFPGEKPYRMVYMEDPFGNILEIYSHSYELTYSAGAYA, encoded by the coding sequence GTGTCTCGTTATCCCCGAAATTTCTCCCATATCGGTATATCAGTCACAGATCTTGATGCTGCCGTCAGGTTCTATACCGAAGTGTTGGGATGGTACCTCATCATGCCGCCTACCACGATCAGCGAAAATGACAGTGCCATCGGCGTGATGTGTACCGATGTCTTCGGCGTCGGCTGGGGCTCCTTCCGCATCGCCCATCTCTCCACGGGTGACCGTGTCGGCGTGGAAATCTTCGAGTTCCTCAACGCTGAACGCCCGGCTGACAACTTCCAGTACTGGAAAAGCGGCGTTTTCCATTTCTGTGTGCAGGACCCGGATGTCGAAGGGCTGGCCGCCCGGATCGTGGCAGCCGGAGGCAAGCAGCGCATGCCTGTGAGGTATTACTTTCCTGGCGAAAAACCCTATCGCATGGTCTACATGGAAGACCCTTTCGGCAATATTCTGGAGATATACAGTCACAGCTACGAGCTGACCTATTCGGCGGGAGCTTATGCCTGA
- a CDS encoding MFS transporter: MSALAGLPGNAARMRWITWLVTGALFMEILDGAITTPAIPAMARDFGVTPLALNVGITAYLLAVGIFIPASSWIADRFGSRRVFMSAIALFTLSSVLCALVQHLEAFVAIRIIQGISGALMVPVGRLVILRQTPRENLMAAMSALIWPALVAPVLGPPLGGFISQHLGWQWIFLLNAPLGLLAWAVAWRILPDVRGEQITRFDWTGFLLCGGSISLLLIALEKLEADIDATSLWPGLFGVILGALSCWHFLRSSAPMLDLAALRIPTFRFAMFSGTLARMAIGAAPFLLTLMFQLGFGADPGTAGLLVLALFAGNLLMKSMTTRVLREFGYRQVLLFNGVLCALALLGCAQLQPHDSPVLVVPLLIVAGMTRSMQFTALGTIGFADVPKALMGHANGLSNTINQIGMAAGITVASLSVRLAHGGVNRNLVTPTLEDFQTAFIVLALMVVVSLLGVLRLPAHAGQDFIQRGGQG; encoded by the coding sequence ATGAGTGCACTTGCGGGCTTACCCGGGAACGCCGCCCGGATGCGCTGGATTACGTGGCTGGTCACCGGCGCCCTGTTCATGGAGATCCTCGACGGTGCCATCACGACGCCGGCCATCCCCGCCATGGCGCGCGACTTCGGTGTCACGCCGCTGGCCCTCAATGTAGGTATCACTGCCTATCTGCTGGCCGTGGGTATCTTCATCCCTGCCAGCAGCTGGATCGCCGATCGCTTCGGCTCGCGCCGTGTCTTCATGTCGGCCATCGCCCTCTTTACGCTCAGCTCAGTGCTTTGCGCACTGGTGCAGCATCTGGAAGCCTTCGTTGCGATCCGCATCATCCAGGGCATCAGCGGCGCCCTGATGGTCCCGGTCGGGCGATTGGTGATACTGCGACAGACCCCGCGCGAAAATCTCATGGCTGCGATGTCCGCACTGATCTGGCCGGCGCTGGTGGCCCCGGTCCTCGGTCCCCCATTGGGCGGCTTCATCAGCCAGCATCTGGGCTGGCAATGGATTTTCCTGCTCAACGCTCCCCTTGGCCTGCTGGCGTGGGCGGTGGCTTGGCGCATCCTTCCCGACGTCCGTGGCGAACAGATTACTCGCTTCGATTGGACCGGCTTCCTGCTGTGTGGGGGTAGCATCTCGCTGTTGCTGATTGCACTGGAGAAGTTGGAGGCCGATATCGACGCCACCAGCCTCTGGCCCGGCCTGTTCGGCGTGATTCTGGGCGCACTGTCATGTTGGCATTTCTTGCGCAGCAGTGCGCCGATGCTGGACTTGGCAGCACTACGTATTCCTACCTTCCGCTTTGCCATGTTCAGCGGCACACTGGCCCGCATGGCCATCGGTGCTGCGCCTTTCCTGCTGACGCTGATGTTCCAGCTCGGTTTCGGCGCCGATCCAGGTACGGCCGGCCTGCTGGTGCTGGCACTGTTCGCCGGCAACCTTCTGATGAAGAGCATGACCACCCGCGTGTTGCGCGAGTTCGGCTATCGCCAGGTCCTGTTGTTCAATGGGGTGCTCTGTGCGCTTGCGTTGCTGGGTTGTGCCCAGCTTCAGCCACACGACTCACCGGTCCTGGTGGTGCCACTGCTGATCGTTGCCGGAATGACGCGATCGATGCAGTTCACTGCCCTTGGCACCATCGGTTTTGCCGATGTACCCAAAGCCCTGATGGGGCATGCCAACGGACTGTCCAACACGATCAATCAAATTGGCATGGCAGCCGGCATCACCGTCGCTTCACTGAGCGTGCGCCTTGCGCACGGCGGGGTGAACCGTAACCTCGTTACTCCCACCCTGGAAGATTTCCAGACAGCCTTCATCGTACTGGCACTGATGGTGGTGGTCAGCCTGCTGGGCGTGCTGCGGCTACCTGCGCATGCAGGGCAGGATTTCATTCAACGCGGCGGCCAGGGCTGA
- a CDS encoding ABC transporter ATP-binding protein: protein MTTQQPLSWKQIVHTWFGNTPAQERQRYLRALCIMMLDGLLSAIPYLCAAILLGSLLRGTQAAPPYWTVLLACACPLLRLLMTSSAQTALFIEGYRVTGQLRSSLVAHAMKVPLGLLARAFPSERLSRFIVHDLRWVEEFSSFGAAQQISNVLLLTALIGALAWLDLTLAFLVVVLLAAAVMVLERIGRWMLASARQQQAQLEQVSRHLGELSDGMPVLRAYQDDARIKQRFTQHNQQLRQFYHRTSWKLAPGLLLSNSLFGLVMAVALSFAGWRYLDGHLDGAQLLIMLAVLSTLSLPIESLLVQRFQALASKEAMAAHAALLAQPALPDGHAEVAAGAAQIRLEQVSFGYWPGEPVLHNLDLDFPAGKTTVIVGPSGAGKSTLLQLLARFHDTSSGRILVDGQDIRAVTLGDHLARISMVFQDGLLFQDSIASNIAAGARHATPEQLRAALRAAQCEVFVDAMPDGADTQLAELGRNLSGGQKQRLTIARALLKDAPVVLFDEMTSALDAENDHAIRCALRELLPGRTTIMVAHRLDHAVAADQVVVMDQGKVIDCGSHAELLRRCTLYQQLWSAWSQGQSWQLGLH, encoded by the coding sequence ATGACGACCCAACAGCCCCTGAGCTGGAAGCAGATTGTCCACACCTGGTTCGGCAACACCCCCGCCCAGGAGCGGCAACGTTATCTGCGCGCACTGTGCATCATGATGCTGGATGGTCTGCTCAGCGCTATCCCCTATCTCTGCGCGGCCATCTTGCTGGGCAGTCTGCTGCGCGGGACGCAGGCAGCACCACCTTACTGGACGGTGCTGCTGGCGTGCGCCTGCCCGCTGCTGCGGCTGCTGATGACTTCCTCTGCCCAGACTGCCCTGTTCATCGAGGGCTATCGCGTCACCGGGCAATTACGCTCCAGCCTGGTCGCCCACGCCATGAAGGTTCCGCTGGGCTTGCTCGCGCGCGCTTTTCCTAGCGAGCGCCTGTCGCGCTTCATCGTGCATGACCTGCGCTGGGTGGAAGAATTTTCTTCCTTCGGGGCCGCCCAGCAGATCAGCAACGTCTTGCTGCTGACTGCCCTGATCGGCGCGCTGGCGTGGCTGGACCTGACGCTGGCCTTCCTGGTCGTGGTCTTGCTGGCCGCAGCGGTGATGGTGCTGGAACGGATCGGCCGCTGGATGCTGGCCAGCGCACGGCAGCAGCAGGCGCAGCTGGAGCAGGTCTCGCGCCATCTGGGCGAGCTCAGCGACGGCATGCCGGTACTGCGCGCCTACCAGGACGATGCCCGCATCAAGCAGCGATTCACCCAACACAACCAGCAACTGCGACAGTTCTATCACCGCACCAGCTGGAAGCTGGCGCCAGGCCTGTTGCTCTCCAACAGCCTGTTCGGCTTGGTCATGGCCGTCGCCCTCAGCTTTGCCGGCTGGCGCTATCTGGACGGCCATCTCGACGGCGCCCAACTGCTCATCATGCTGGCGGTATTGAGCACACTGAGCCTGCCCATCGAATCCCTGTTGGTGCAACGCTTCCAGGCGCTGGCCAGCAAGGAGGCCATGGCCGCTCATGCTGCCCTGCTGGCTCAACCGGCTCTTCCCGACGGCCACGCGGAGGTGGCAGCGGGAGCGGCGCAGATCCGGCTGGAGCAGGTCAGCTTCGGTTACTGGCCTGGCGAGCCGGTGCTGCACAATCTCGATCTCGATTTCCCGGCTGGCAAGACCACCGTGATCGTCGGCCCCAGCGGTGCGGGCAAGTCGACCCTGCTGCAACTGCTGGCGCGCTTCCACGACACCAGCAGTGGTCGCATCCTGGTGGACGGTCAGGATATTCGCGCGGTTACGCTGGGCGACCATCTGGCGCGCATCAGCATGGTGTTCCAGGATGGCCTGCTGTTCCAGGACAGCATCGCAAGCAACATCGCAGCCGGCGCCCGCCATGCCACGCCGGAGCAACTACGCGCCGCTCTGCGCGCCGCCCAGTGCGAAGTTTTCGTAGATGCGATGCCGGATGGAGCCGACACCCAGCTAGCTGAATTAGGACGCAATCTCTCCGGCGGACAGAAGCAAAGACTCACCATCGCCCGCGCCTTGCTCAAGGATGCGCCTGTCGTGCTGTTCGACGAAATGACCTCGGCGCTGGACGCTGAAAATGATCACGCCATCCGCTGCGCGCTGCGTGAGCTGCTGCCGGGACGCACAACTATCATGGTGGCGCACCGCCTGGATCACGCCGTCGCGGCAGACCAGGTCGTAGTGATGGATCAGGGCAAGGTGATCGACTGCGGCAGCCATGCCGAACTGCTACGCCGCTGCACGCTTTACCAGCAGCTTTGGTCGGCATGGAGCCAAGGGCAGTCCTGGCAGTTGGGCCTGCATTGA
- a CDS encoding LysR family transcriptional regulator → MLNPQWLRTFAVLGEEGSFTRSAARLGLTQAAVSQHVRQLELDLGPLLIRGPRRLELTPAGLLLLEHCREAEHAERRLRQRLAQADHTPGEVSLITPGSIGLCLYPLLMDLQQRWQGLSIRHRFAPDTEVLREVIENRYELGVLALRPDDARLSVTHFAEEPLELVLPAGHRADQWDDLVKLGFIDHPDGHAMATRLLSRRFPSAPGVRQLPVRGFSNQISLILEPVARGLGFTVIPRFARQAFAQQDKLHVMENGAQVVDNLWLIHRAEWPLSPSARRLMDSLRENMPHWENHETC, encoded by the coding sequence ATGTTAAATCCACAATGGCTACGAACCTTTGCCGTATTGGGTGAGGAGGGTAGTTTCACCCGTAGCGCTGCTCGCCTTGGTCTCACGCAGGCAGCCGTCAGCCAGCACGTACGGCAGTTGGAACTTGACCTGGGGCCCTTGCTGATCCGCGGCCCGCGCCGTCTAGAACTCACCCCCGCCGGCCTCCTGTTGCTGGAACACTGCAGGGAGGCTGAACATGCCGAGCGCCGTTTGCGCCAGCGCCTTGCGCAAGCCGATCATACGCCGGGTGAGGTCTCACTGATTACCCCTGGCAGCATTGGCTTGTGCCTGTACCCGCTGCTGATGGATTTGCAGCAGCGCTGGCAGGGGCTGTCGATACGTCACCGATTTGCGCCGGATACCGAGGTATTGCGTGAGGTAATTGAAAACCGATATGAATTGGGCGTACTGGCGTTAAGGCCGGATGACGCGCGACTGAGCGTGACTCATTTCGCGGAAGAGCCATTGGAGTTGGTGTTGCCAGCCGGCCATCGTGCTGATCAGTGGGATGACCTTGTCAAACTGGGTTTTATTGATCACCCCGATGGTCATGCTATGGCGACGCGTCTGCTCAGTCGCCGCTTCCCGAGCGCACCCGGTGTACGTCAGCTTCCTGTCCGAGGCTTCAGTAACCAGATAAGTCTGATCTTAGAGCCGGTTGCACGTGGATTGGGGTTCACAGTCATACCACGCTTTGCGCGTCAGGCATTCGCACAACAGGACAAGCTGCATGTCATGGAGAACGGTGCTCAGGTAGTTGACAATCTCTGGCTCATCCATCGTGCGGAATGGCCGCTATCGCCGAGCGCTCGCCGGTTGATGGACTCCCTCCGTGAAAATATGCCTCATTGGGAGAATCACGAAACGTGCTGA
- a CDS encoding zinc-binding dehydrogenase, translating to MPEIGLPPLPPDHLAWGWYAGFDARALRPERQPLPQVGTGQVLVRNRVVGLNPVDWKVLGRMGASWGPGHVPGVDGAGEVMRLGPDVPSNWLGSRVAYHQDLRRGGSFAEYTVVDARALMRIPYAMSFTDAAAFPCPALTAWMALQKLPSPAGRRLLISGAGGSVGHYLVQLARRQGWLVTAMAHARHWQRLHALGAINCLDGPLSPTHGALINDLHVTAIIDCIGAQHAALLAAALDANGHLVCIQGRLEHWPCAPFGRALSLHEVALGALHTYGNDVDWNTLTMAGQHMLEDIARGHLQTEQHILHDFDQLSTALERLKQRDFTGKLLVHVSS from the coding sequence ATGCCTGAGATCGGCTTGCCGCCACTGCCACCCGACCACCTCGCGTGGGGTTGGTATGCAGGTTTTGATGCGCGGGCCTTGCGCCCCGAGCGGCAGCCGCTGCCGCAGGTCGGGACGGGCCAGGTGCTGGTGCGCAATCGTGTCGTCGGTCTCAACCCGGTTGACTGGAAAGTGCTGGGCCGCATGGGCGCATCCTGGGGCCCCGGACATGTGCCCGGGGTGGACGGTGCGGGAGAAGTCATGCGCTTGGGCCCGGACGTACCGTCCAACTGGCTGGGCAGCCGGGTGGCCTATCACCAGGACCTGCGCCGCGGGGGTAGCTTTGCGGAGTACACCGTGGTTGATGCGCGTGCGCTCATGCGTATTCCCTATGCAATGAGCTTTACTGATGCAGCAGCCTTTCCCTGCCCTGCATTGACGGCATGGATGGCGCTGCAGAAGCTGCCTTCTCCTGCGGGCCGGAGGTTGCTCATCAGCGGAGCCGGCGGATCGGTTGGCCACTATCTGGTGCAGCTGGCGCGCCGTCAAGGCTGGCTGGTAACCGCCATGGCCCATGCGCGTCATTGGCAGCGCCTGCATGCGCTGGGAGCGATCAACTGCCTCGATGGCCCCCTGTCGCCGACTCATGGCGCATTGATCAATGACCTGCACGTCACGGCCATCATCGATTGCATCGGTGCACAGCATGCCGCCCTGCTCGCCGCCGCCCTGGATGCCAATGGCCATCTGGTCTGCATACAGGGTCGCCTTGAACACTGGCCTTGCGCGCCATTCGGTCGAGCGCTGTCGCTGCACGAAGTTGCACTCGGGGCGTTGCACACATACGGAAATGATGTCGATTGGAATACGCTAACCATGGCCGGCCAACATATGTTGGAGGATATCGCCAGAGGCCATCTGCAGACCGAGCAGCACATTCTGCATGACTTTGACCAACTATCCACGGCGCTGGAACGACTCAAGCAACGCGATTTCACCGGCAAGTTGCTGGTCCACGTCAGTTCATGA